In a single window of the Delftia tsuruhatensis genome:
- a CDS encoding DHH family phosphoesterase, with protein sequence MKNTILPLQLFVRPEHDDPRPLILYHGRRCPDGYGAALAAWLFYGGQAEFRGLDHGEIQAADDLGELQGRAVYVLDFAFEPDLMAEIEARVAKLVVLDHHKSAAERLTGYQCRCGVVHFDMNKSGARLAWEFFQADKPVPGLIRYIEDRDIWKWEFAESAGFLAALDMEPRSFERWAEIAAFTPEQEAAFMARGGAMDEKFQKLCSDIAEAAQPLVFNGMQGLMVNCPGMFHSQVGDLLARQSGSYALMWHASTKGVKVGLRSRTEFNCIPLAESFGGGGHAQACGFKMGNERLVELLSGVLKADGSADYAYVAAPGLEQPEMGEAGEPAATAAR encoded by the coding sequence ATGAAAAACACCATCCTGCCCCTGCAGCTGTTCGTGCGCCCCGAGCATGACGACCCCCGCCCCCTGATCCTCTACCATGGCCGCCGCTGCCCGGACGGCTATGGCGCTGCGCTGGCGGCCTGGCTGTTTTATGGTGGCCAGGCCGAATTCCGGGGCCTGGACCATGGCGAGATCCAGGCGGCGGACGATCTGGGCGAACTGCAGGGCCGCGCGGTCTATGTTCTGGACTTCGCCTTCGAACCGGATCTGATGGCCGAGATCGAGGCGCGCGTGGCCAAGCTCGTGGTGCTGGACCACCACAAGAGCGCGGCCGAGAGGCTCACCGGCTACCAGTGCCGATGCGGCGTCGTGCACTTCGACATGAACAAGTCGGGGGCACGCCTGGCCTGGGAGTTCTTCCAGGCCGACAAGCCGGTGCCCGGCCTGATCCGCTACATCGAGGACCGCGACATCTGGAAATGGGAATTCGCCGAGAGCGCGGGCTTCCTCGCGGCGCTGGACATGGAGCCGCGCAGCTTCGAGCGCTGGGCCGAGATCGCGGCCTTCACGCCCGAACAGGAAGCCGCCTTCATGGCGCGCGGCGGCGCCATGGACGAGAAATTCCAGAAGCTGTGTTCCGACATCGCCGAGGCCGCCCAGCCCCTGGTCTTCAACGGCATGCAGGGCCTGATGGTCAACTGCCCGGGCATGTTCCACAGTCAGGTCGGCGATCTGCTGGCGCGCCAAAGCGGCAGCTATGCGCTGATGTGGCACGCCAGCACCAAGGGCGTGAAGGTCGGCCTGCGCTCGCGCACGGAATTCAACTGCATTCCGCTGGCCGAGAGCTTTGGCGGCGGTGGCCATGCCCAGGCCTGCGGCTTCAAGATGGGCAATGAGCGCCTGGTCGAGCTCCTGTCGGGCGTGCTCAAGGCCGATGGCTCGGCCGACTACGCCTACGTGGCCGCGCCGGGGCTGGAGCAGCCGGAAATGGGCGAGGCGGGCGAGCCCGCCGCAACGGCAGCCAGGTAA
- a CDS encoding M20 aminoacylase family protein → MRPTPDITPHLGQLLKFRHDLHAHPELRYEEHRTADKVSAYLSALGLQVHRGLGGTGVVASIHGRGRSAAQPGRSIGIRADMDALPVTELNVFGHASRNPGCMHACGHDGHTTMLLGAATLLAQQPDFDGTVHLIFQPAEEGGAGAKAMMEDGLFEKFPCEAVFALHNWPALPAGEMAVRAGPIMASTLRFEIRVHGKGGHAAMPHATLDPIPVACAIVGQLQTLVSRSTDPLDSAVLTVGKITSGTVENIIPDEACIFGTVRALRTDTQQMFIDGMQRISEHVAAAHLCRAEFILKPGYPNTTNHEREARFMGEVMREAVGDGKAHTDVPPAMTAEDFGFMLEAVPGAYGWIGNGPASGEPGVGLHNPGYDFNDDNLGRGARFWDLLARRWFEQAGD, encoded by the coding sequence ATGCGACCCACACCCGATATCACCCCCCATCTCGGTCAGTTGCTGAAGTTCCGCCATGACCTGCATGCCCACCCCGAACTGCGCTACGAGGAGCACCGCACCGCCGACAAGGTGTCTGCCTATCTGAGCGCGCTGGGGCTGCAGGTCCATCGCGGACTGGGCGGGACCGGCGTGGTGGCATCCATCCATGGCCGGGGGCGCAGTGCCGCCCAGCCGGGCCGCAGCATCGGCATACGCGCCGACATGGATGCCTTGCCGGTGACGGAACTCAACGTCTTCGGGCACGCCAGCCGCAACCCCGGCTGCATGCACGCCTGCGGCCATGACGGCCACACGACCATGCTGCTGGGCGCGGCGACATTGCTGGCGCAGCAACCGGATTTCGATGGAACGGTCCACCTGATCTTCCAGCCCGCCGAGGAAGGCGGTGCCGGCGCCAAGGCCATGATGGAAGACGGTCTGTTCGAAAAATTCCCTTGCGAGGCCGTGTTCGCGCTGCACAACTGGCCCGCGCTGCCCGCCGGCGAGATGGCCGTGCGCGCCGGCCCCATCATGGCTTCGACCCTGCGCTTCGAGATCCGCGTGCACGGCAAGGGCGGCCATGCGGCCATGCCCCACGCCACGCTGGACCCCATCCCCGTGGCCTGCGCCATCGTCGGCCAGCTCCAGACCCTGGTCTCGCGCAGCACCGACCCGCTGGACAGCGCCGTGCTCACCGTGGGCAAGATCACCAGTGGCACGGTGGAAAACATCATTCCCGACGAGGCCTGCATCTTCGGCACGGTGCGGGCCCTCAGGACCGATACCCAGCAGATGTTCATCGACGGCATGCAACGCATCAGCGAGCATGTGGCGGCAGCCCATCTGTGCCGCGCCGAGTTCATCCTCAAGCCCGGCTACCCCAACACCACCAACCATGAGCGCGAGGCCCGCTTCATGGGCGAAGTGATGCGCGAAGCCGTCGGCGACGGCAAGGCCCACACCGATGTGCCGCCCGCCATGACGGCCGAGGACTTCGGCTTCATGCTGGAGGCCGTTCCGGGCGCCTACGGCTGGATCGGCAACGGTCCCGCCAGCGGGGAACCCGGCGTGGGCCTGCACAACCCCGGCTACGACTTCAACGACGACAACCTGGGACGCGGCGCACGCTTCTGGGACCTGCTGGCACGCCGATGGTTCGAGCAGGCCGGGGACTGA
- the ylqF gene encoding ribosome biogenesis GTPase YlqF, giving the protein MAIQWFPGHMNLTRKAITERVKDIDVVIEVLDARLPGSSSNPLLRELTGHKPRLQVLNKQDLADPARTPLWLDWYNAQSETRAISLDASEPAPTRRLIEACKLLAPQRGGMSKPMRVLICGIPNVGKSTLINSMSGKTQAKTGDEAGITKLEQRIVLADDFYLWDTPGMLWPRIIVEQSGYNLAASGAVGRNAYDEELVALELLCYLQRNYADLVDVRYKLGLGSERIAALHDDELLDAIGRRRGAMMGGGRVNVQKAAELVLTDFRGAVLGRITLETPTEYEQWLAVGQARDAERLARKEAGKARKRPSRQRT; this is encoded by the coding sequence ATGGCCATACAGTGGTTCCCCGGTCACATGAATCTCACGCGCAAGGCGATCACCGAGCGCGTCAAGGACATCGATGTGGTCATCGAAGTGCTGGATGCGCGCCTGCCGGGGTCCAGCAGCAATCCGTTGCTGCGGGAGCTGACCGGCCACAAGCCGCGGCTGCAGGTGCTCAACAAGCAGGACCTGGCCGATCCCGCGCGCACGCCGCTGTGGCTGGACTGGTACAACGCGCAAAGCGAGACCCGCGCCATCTCCCTGGATGCTTCCGAGCCCGCGCCCACGCGCCGCCTGATCGAAGCCTGCAAGCTGCTGGCGCCGCAGCGTGGCGGCATGTCCAAGCCCATGCGCGTGCTGATCTGCGGCATCCCCAATGTGGGCAAGTCCACGCTGATCAACTCCATGAGCGGCAAGACGCAGGCCAAGACCGGGGACGAGGCCGGCATCACCAAGCTCGAGCAGCGCATCGTCCTGGCTGACGACTTCTACCTGTGGGATACGCCCGGCATGCTGTGGCCGCGCATCATCGTCGAGCAAAGCGGCTACAACCTGGCGGCCAGCGGTGCCGTGGGCCGCAACGCGTATGACGAGGAACTGGTGGCGCTGGAGTTGCTGTGCTACCTGCAAAGGAACTACGCCGACCTGGTCGATGTCCGCTACAAGCTCGGGCTGGGCAGCGAACGCATTGCCGCCTTGCACGACGACGAACTGCTCGATGCCATCGGCCGGCGTCGCGGCGCCATGATGGGAGGAGGGCGTGTCAATGTGCAAAAAGCCGCCGAGCTGGTGCTGACGGACTTCCGTGGCGCGGTCCTGGGCCGGATCACGCTGGAGACCCCCACCGAGTATGAGCAGTGGCTGGCCGTGGGCCAGGCGCGCGATGCCGAACGCCTGGCACGCAAGGAGGCCGGCAAGGCGCGCAAGCGTCCGTCCCGCCAGCGGACATAG
- a CDS encoding pseudouridine synthase, translating to MSLPSPVLPPGPCAAEAPLRILWRDEHLVAVYKPAGWLVHRTGLDAHETRFVLQTLRDQLGCHVHPAHRLDKGTCGVLVMALHAQAAQRLGEAFAGHAMRKQYLALVRGWLPDAVQVDHALRPDDAPEGAPAQPARTSLRCLARLEWPESFDPRHAATRVSLVEARPSTGRRHQIRRHLKHVAHPIIGDATHGKGPLNRWWAERLGLQRLWLHAHALELAHPMTGEPLHFRADWRDLAQEPDVQHWQALCALPGWQACADLPPSVAPYLAAVAAGSPASPISGCSSPGAAT from the coding sequence ATGTCTCTGCCATCCCCTGTCCTCCCCCCCGGCCCTTGCGCCGCAGAAGCTCCCTTGCGCATCCTGTGGCGCGACGAGCACCTGGTCGCCGTCTACAAGCCCGCCGGCTGGCTGGTGCACCGCACCGGGCTGGATGCGCATGAGACGCGCTTCGTGCTGCAGACGCTGCGCGACCAGCTGGGCTGCCATGTCCATCCCGCCCATCGGCTGGACAAGGGCACCTGCGGCGTGCTGGTCATGGCCCTGCACGCCCAGGCAGCACAGCGCCTGGGCGAGGCCTTTGCGGGCCATGCGATGCGCAAGCAGTACCTGGCCCTGGTGCGCGGCTGGTTGCCGGACGCGGTGCAGGTCGATCACGCGCTCAGGCCCGACGATGCCCCCGAGGGCGCGCCGGCCCAGCCGGCACGGACCTCGCTGCGCTGCCTGGCCCGGCTCGAATGGCCCGAGTCCTTCGATCCCCGGCACGCGGCCACGCGGGTTTCCCTGGTCGAGGCGCGGCCCTCCACGGGCAGGCGCCACCAGATACGCCGCCACCTCAAGCACGTGGCCCACCCCATCATCGGCGACGCCACGCATGGCAAGGGCCCCTTGAACCGCTGGTGGGCCGAACGGCTGGGCCTGCAGCGGCTGTGGCTGCATGCCCATGCCCTGGAGCTGGCCCACCCGATGACGGGCGAGCCGCTGCACTTCAGGGCCGACTGGCGCGACCTGGCGCAGGAACCCGATGTGCAGCACTGGCAGGCGCTGTGCGCCCTGCCCGGCTGGCAGGCATGCGCGGACCTGCCGCCGTCCGTCGCGCCTTACCTGGCTGCCGTTGCGGCGGGCTCGCCCGCCTCGCCCATTTCCGGCTGCTCCAGCCCCGGCGCGGCCACGTAG
- a CDS encoding diaminopimelate dehydrogenase produces MDHRSTPDSPARIRIAIVGHGNLGRGVEAAIARNADMVLEGIYTRRDPARIRPLCTETSVLGMADLPARRSGIDVLVLCGGSKDDLPHQSSELAAHFSLVDSFDTHARIPEHFERVDAAARAAGTTALICAGWDPGMFSLQRVMGEALLPDGATYTFWGKGLSQGHSDAIRRIPGVAGGVQYTIPVEEAVERVRGGERPTLSAREAHRRECFVVLEPGADGDGMREQVRQAIVGMPHYFDAYDTTVHFISAAQLEREHGAMPHGGFVIRSGSTSDRHHHAIEYRLRLDSNPEFTASVLVACARAVHRMQQSGQTGCKTLLDVAPGLLHPKSAAELRAALL; encoded by the coding sequence ATGGACCATCGCAGCACACCGGACTCTCCCGCCCGCATCCGCATCGCCATCGTCGGCCACGGCAACCTCGGCCGTGGCGTGGAAGCGGCCATCGCCAGGAATGCCGACATGGTGCTGGAGGGCATCTACACGCGCCGCGATCCCGCCCGGATCAGGCCCCTGTGCACCGAAACCTCCGTGCTCGGCATGGCCGATCTGCCGGCACGGCGCAGCGGTATCGACGTGCTCGTGCTGTGCGGCGGCTCCAAGGACGATCTGCCGCACCAGTCGTCCGAGCTGGCCGCGCATTTCTCCCTGGTGGACAGCTTCGATACCCATGCGCGTATTCCGGAGCATTTCGAGCGGGTGGACGCGGCGGCCCGGGCCGCCGGGACCACGGCGCTGATTTGCGCGGGCTGGGACCCGGGCATGTTCTCCCTCCAGCGCGTCATGGGCGAGGCGCTGCTGCCCGATGGCGCGACCTACACCTTCTGGGGCAAGGGACTGAGCCAGGGGCATTCGGATGCCATCCGCCGCATTCCCGGCGTGGCGGGCGGTGTGCAATACACCATCCCCGTGGAGGAAGCCGTGGAGCGTGTGCGCGGCGGCGAGCGGCCCACATTGTCCGCGCGTGAGGCGCACCGGCGCGAGTGCTTCGTCGTGCTGGAGCCCGGCGCCGATGGTGACGGCATGCGTGAGCAGGTGCGCCAGGCCATCGTCGGCATGCCGCACTACTTCGATGCATACGACACCACGGTGCATTTCATCAGCGCGGCGCAGCTGGAGCGCGAGCACGGAGCCATGCCGCATGGCGGCTTCGTGATCCGCAGTGGCAGTACGTCGGATCGGCACCACCATGCCATCGAATACCGGCTGCGGCTGGACAGCAATCCTGAGTTCACGGCCAGCGTGCTCGTGGCCTGTGCGCGTGCCGTGCACAGAATGCAGCAGTCCGGTCAGACGGGCTGCAAGACCCTCCTCGATGTGGCGCCCGGCCTGCTGCATCCCAAAAGCGCGGCCGAGCTGCGTGCCGCACTGTTGTAG
- a CDS encoding oxidoreductase-like domain-containing protein: protein MAQSGPLEQALSRMRLWQQRARAAGITLRETPPQPTSCCGRGCNGCVWEGFYDAVLFWCEDAEQALPDGSA, encoded by the coding sequence ATGGCCCAGTCCGGCCCGCTGGAGCAGGCGCTGTCGCGCATGCGCCTGTGGCAGCAACGTGCCCGGGCGGCCGGCATCACGCTGCGGGAGACCCCACCCCAGCCCACCAGTTGCTGCGGCCGGGGCTGCAACGGCTGCGTCTGGGAGGGCTTCTACGATGCCGTGCTGTTCTGGTGCGAGGACGCCGAGCAGGCGCTGCCTGACGGCAGCGCCTGA
- a CDS encoding putative bifunctional diguanylate cyclase/phosphodiesterase: protein MRRHRVEAETYLSMRRVVWVGSIWICGLTVLLAMALLTQEPVPWRSVQLNLLAAAVGFGAVLLGWRRHWRMASNVLVWGTWMAAVTVVAATGGVQSSSVLAFPALLIMCAWVLGVRATLAMLGLSVAVMAGFWVAGGQGAGWIGQRETSAVFSMLYFVGMLGLTGTVTLMARRSLIRRAQELQDTLAALEQHQDDLRKFYRAVEQNPESIVITDVHQNIVYVNEAFQQRTGYSRSEVMGQPTHRYSTMGLDAPAWDEALRQLGRGALWRGQMTNKTRQGEDLPETVLVAPIRASDGSIVNYVELKQDLSERMRAERQIHALAHFDALTGLPNRLTLTQRLRALAREFREGGKEGEPRHGLLLLDMDRFTAFNDVRGTVRGDALLNALAQRLSEALPEGVLLARMGADEFAVLLEAAGVDPSEVEQRMRGLAQVLQDALERPLWLEETGEEVQASCSIGAASFSASRTDSGGHDVLRRAGVALHQAKQGGLGQVVMFQPGMAEAVGKRFRIEKDLRRGIPAGELQPYLQSQVDRRGQCVSAEVLVRWNHPRLGLVEPGDFIAVAEESDLIVLLGDWMLEQACRLLARPEFAEQGWRLSVNVSWRQFRQPDVVDKLKRILGETGADPRRLTLEITESVVMRDVDEARDRMVELQGLGVEMGLDDFGTGYSSLAYLQRLPFQELKIDKSFVQDCHASPGNAAMVEAILLMAGRLGLRVVAEGVETEAQADTLRAWNQGVLFQGYHYGRPLPVGEWLDLQLGTPAGV, encoded by the coding sequence ATGCGGCGTCATCGAGTCGAGGCGGAAACCTATTTGTCCATGCGCCGCGTCGTCTGGGTGGGCAGCATCTGGATCTGCGGCCTGACCGTCCTGCTCGCCATGGCGCTGTTGACACAGGAGCCCGTGCCTTGGCGCAGCGTGCAACTGAACCTGCTGGCCGCGGCCGTGGGCTTCGGCGCCGTGCTGCTGGGCTGGCGCAGGCACTGGCGCATGGCGTCCAATGTCCTTGTCTGGGGAACCTGGATGGCGGCCGTGACCGTGGTGGCCGCCACGGGGGGCGTGCAAAGCAGCTCGGTGCTGGCCTTTCCCGCGTTGCTCATCATGTGTGCCTGGGTACTGGGTGTTCGGGCCACGCTGGCCATGCTGGGGCTGTCCGTGGCGGTCATGGCAGGCTTCTGGGTGGCGGGCGGCCAGGGTGCCGGCTGGATAGGGCAGCGCGAGACATCCGCGGTGTTCTCCATGCTGTACTTCGTGGGCATGCTGGGCCTGACGGGCACGGTGACCCTGATGGCCCGGCGCAGCCTGATCCGCCGAGCCCAGGAACTGCAGGACACGCTGGCGGCGCTGGAGCAGCATCAGGATGACTTGCGCAAGTTCTACCGGGCCGTGGAGCAGAACCCGGAGAGCATCGTCATCACCGATGTGCACCAGAACATCGTGTATGTGAACGAAGCTTTCCAGCAGCGCACGGGCTACTCGCGCAGCGAGGTCATGGGCCAGCCCACCCACCGCTACTCGACGATGGGGCTGGATGCTCCTGCCTGGGACGAGGCACTGCGCCAGCTCGGCCGCGGTGCCCTGTGGCGCGGCCAGATGACCAACAAGACGCGGCAGGGCGAGGACCTGCCGGAGACCGTGCTGGTGGCGCCCATCCGCGCCTCGGACGGGAGCATCGTCAACTATGTGGAGCTCAAGCAGGATCTGTCCGAGCGCATGCGCGCCGAGCGGCAGATCCACGCGCTGGCGCATTTCGATGCGCTCACCGGCCTGCCCAACCGACTGACGCTGACCCAGAGGCTGCGTGCGCTGGCGCGCGAATTCAGGGAGGGCGGCAAGGAGGGGGAGCCACGGCACGGGCTGCTGCTGCTGGACATGGACCGCTTCACGGCCTTCAACGACGTGCGTGGCACGGTGCGCGGCGATGCCCTGCTCAATGCCCTGGCGCAGAGGCTGTCCGAAGCCCTTCCCGAGGGAGTGCTGCTGGCCCGCATGGGGGCCGATGAATTCGCGGTACTGCTGGAGGCCGCCGGCGTGGATCCGTCCGAGGTGGAGCAGCGCATGCGCGGCCTGGCACAGGTACTGCAGGATGCGCTGGAACGGCCGCTGTGGCTGGAGGAGACGGGCGAGGAGGTCCAGGCCAGCTGCAGCATCGGCGCGGCCAGCTTTTCGGCCTCGCGCACCGACAGTGGCGGACACGACGTGCTGCGCCGCGCAGGCGTGGCATTGCACCAGGCCAAGCAGGGCGGGCTGGGCCAGGTGGTCATGTTCCAGCCGGGCATGGCGGAGGCCGTGGGCAAGCGCTTTCGCATCGAAAAGGATTTGCGGCGCGGTATTCCCGCGGGCGAGCTGCAGCCCTATCTGCAGTCCCAGGTGGACCGCCGGGGACAGTGCGTGAGCGCCGAAGTGCTGGTGCGCTGGAACCATCCGCGCCTGGGCCTGGTCGAGCCGGGCGACTTCATCGCCGTGGCCGAGGAGTCGGACCTGATCGTGCTGCTGGGCGACTGGATGCTGGAGCAGGCCTGCCGGCTGCTGGCCCGGCCCGAGTTCGCGGAGCAGGGCTGGCGGCTGTCGGTCAATGTCAGCTGGCGGCAGTTCCGCCAGCCCGACGTGGTGGACAAGCTCAAGCGCATCCTGGGCGAGACCGGGGCCGATCCGCGCCGGCTGACGCTGGAGATCACCGAAAGCGTGGTCATGCGCGACGTGGACGAGGCGCGCGATCGCATGGTGGAGCTCCAGGGCCTGGGCGTGGAGATGGGGCTGGATGACTTCGGCACCGGCTACTCATCCCTGGCCTACCTGCAACGGTTGCCTTTCCAGGAGTTGAAGATCGACAAGTCCTTCGTGCAGGATTGCCATGCCTCGCCGGGCAATGCCGCCATGGTCGAGGCCATCTTGCTCATGGCCGGGCGCCTGGGCTTGCGCGTGGTGGCCGAGGGCGTGGAAACCGAGGCCCAGGCCGACACGCTGCGTGCCTGGAACCAGGGTGTGCTGTTCCAGGGCTACCACTATGGCCGGCCGCTGCCCGTGGGTGAGTGGCTGGACTTGCAACTGGGGACGCCGGCGGGCGTGTGA
- a CDS encoding MFS transporter, whose protein sequence is MPSSAAWRMRHGLHGGGISQILRGPVHGYPILPSSPLPPSSADAAASGLRHSAFVPFVMARMLSMFAQQMQAVVVAWQVYDLTRDPMSLAYVGLAQFLPMLALLIPAGDLSDRMSRKCLLAGSWAVAALCSLLLLWLSWYEGAAAHDVHWIYGVLVLFGCSRAFTGPALQSLLPQIVPREQLAQALATNSMLMRTAAIAAPVLGGLLYAWGGAVLTYAVCGVSLVLAVLLLGAVPVRFAEAMAPAGGSLWLRFGEGIHFIRTRPIILGTISLDLFAVLLGGVVALLPVYAHEVLKVGPEGLGLLRSSMTVGEVAMGLWLSARPIQRHVGRVMFGAVAIFGVANLVFALSHWFWLSMAALMLAGAADMVSVYIRSALVQFSTPDSMRGRVNAVNMLFIGSSNELGEFRAGTSAAWLGAVPAAVLGSLCTLGVVGGWMALFKPLRDVDRLEDAARVGQG, encoded by the coding sequence ATGCCTTCGTCGGCAGCGTGGCGCATGCGGCACGGCCTGCACGGCGGCGGCATTTCGCAGATACTGCGCGGGCCCGTCCACGGATATCCGATCTTGCCCTCTTCCCCGCTCCCCCCCTCATCGGCCGACGCTGCGGCGTCCGGCCTGCGCCACAGCGCCTTCGTCCCCTTCGTCATGGCGCGCATGCTGTCCATGTTCGCCCAGCAGATGCAGGCCGTGGTCGTCGCATGGCAGGTCTATGACCTCACGCGCGATCCCATGTCCCTGGCCTATGTGGGCCTGGCCCAGTTCCTGCCCATGCTGGCGCTGCTGATCCCGGCCGGCGACCTCAGCGACCGCATGAGCCGCAAGTGCCTGCTGGCGGGCAGCTGGGCAGTGGCCGCGCTGTGCTCGCTGCTGCTGCTGTGGCTGTCCTGGTACGAGGGCGCGGCCGCCCATGACGTGCACTGGATCTATGGCGTGCTGGTGCTGTTCGGCTGCAGCCGCGCCTTCACGGGGCCGGCACTGCAAAGCCTGCTGCCGCAGATCGTGCCGCGCGAGCAGTTGGCCCAGGCGCTGGCCACCAACAGCATGCTGATGCGCACGGCCGCCATCGCGGCGCCCGTGCTGGGCGGCCTGCTGTATGCCTGGGGCGGCGCCGTGCTGACCTATGCGGTCTGCGGCGTCTCCCTCGTGCTGGCCGTGCTGCTGCTGGGCGCCGTTCCCGTGCGCTTTGCCGAAGCCATGGCACCGGCCGGCGGCTCCCTGTGGCTGCGCTTCGGTGAAGGCATCCACTTCATCCGCACGCGCCCCATCATCCTGGGCACGATCTCGCTGGACCTGTTCGCCGTGCTGCTGGGCGGCGTGGTGGCCCTGCTGCCGGTCTACGCGCACGAGGTGCTCAAGGTCGGTCCCGAGGGGTTGGGTCTGCTGCGCTCGTCCATGACCGTGGGCGAGGTGGCCATGGGGCTGTGGCTGTCGGCCCGCCCCATCCAGCGCCATGTGGGCCGCGTGATGTTCGGTGCCGTGGCCATCTTCGGCGTGGCCAACCTGGTGTTCGCGCTGTCGCACTGGTTCTGGCTGTCGATGGCGGCCCTGATGCTGGCCGGTGCGGCCGACATGGTCAGCGTCTACATCCGCTCCGCCCTGGTGCAGTTCTCCACGCCCGACTCCATGCGCGGGCGCGTGAACGCGGTGAACATGCTGTTCATCGGTTCGTCCAACGAGCTGGGCGAGTTCCGCGCCGGCACCAGCGCCGCCTGGCTGGGCGCCGTGCCTGCGGCCGTGCTGGGCAGCCTGTGCACGCTGGGCGTGGTCGGCGGCTGGATGGCGCTGTTCAAGCCGCTGCGCGACGTCGACCGGCTGGAGGACGCGGCCCGCGTCGGCCAGGGCTGA
- the gshA gene encoding glutamate--cysteine ligase: MKTSQASMAVPGPERLKGIRRGIEKEGLRVLPSGGLALTPHPQALGSALTHPHITTDYSESQIELITGARLGVQECLDELFEIHQFVLRSLRDAGGEMLWSSSMPCQLPTDETIPLARYGSSHSGRSKSVYRMGLGHRYGRRMQTISGIHYNWSLPGVGSDQYFALIRNFRRHAFVLLYLYGASPALCPCFVEGREHRLQPLGDAGQALFLPHATSLRMGRLGYQSDAQASINVSYNGLDGYADSLYDALTRPYPAYETLGVRNPGGDYNQLGTGLLQIENEFYGTIRPKRTVSRGERPLHALRERGVEYVEVRLMDLDPFEDVGIAAATMRMLDVFLLHCLQSDSPPDTPAEIAELKHNQHLTAERGREPGLQLLRAGREVALRDWAHEVLDQCRPYAQALDAVHGTQDYSTALAQAFERLAQPERTPSAHVLQELTGRFGDSFSRFTLAQSERARDSLLALPWSEAQQQRFEQWALQSVQEQRDIEAADTLSFEEWRQRYMSPENLR, translated from the coding sequence ATGAAAACATCGCAGGCATCCATGGCGGTTCCCGGTCCCGAGCGGCTCAAGGGCATTCGCCGTGGCATAGAAAAGGAGGGCCTGCGCGTGCTGCCTTCCGGGGGGCTGGCGCTGACGCCCCATCCGCAGGCGCTGGGGTCGGCGCTCACACACCCGCACATCACCACCGACTACAGTGAATCGCAGATCGAGCTGATCACGGGCGCGCGCCTGGGTGTGCAGGAATGCCTGGACGAGCTGTTCGAGATCCACCAGTTCGTGCTGCGCAGCCTGCGCGATGCGGGCGGCGAGATGCTGTGGTCCTCGAGCATGCCCTGCCAGTTGCCCACGGACGAGACCATACCGCTGGCGCGCTATGGCTCCTCGCACTCGGGCCGCTCCAAGAGCGTCTACCGCATGGGCCTGGGCCACCGCTACGGCCGGCGCATGCAGACCATCTCGGGCATCCACTACAACTGGTCCCTGCCCGGCGTGGGCAGCGACCAGTACTTCGCGCTGATCCGCAATTTCCGTCGGCATGCCTTCGTGCTGCTGTATCTCTACGGCGCCTCGCCGGCGCTGTGTCCCTGTTTCGTCGAGGGCCGCGAGCACCGGCTGCAGCCCCTGGGTGATGCGGGCCAGGCCTTGTTCCTGCCGCATGCCACCTCCCTGCGCATGGGGAGGCTGGGCTACCAGAGCGATGCACAGGCCAGCATCAATGTCAGCTACAACGGCCTGGACGGCTACGCCGATTCGCTGTACGACGCACTCACCCGCCCCTATCCGGCCTACGAGACCCTGGGTGTGCGCAACCCCGGCGGCGACTACAACCAGCTGGGCACGGGCCTGCTGCAGATCGAGAACGAGTTCTACGGCACCATCCGTCCCAAGCGCACGGTCAGCCGTGGCGAGCGCCCGCTGCACGCGCTGCGCGAGCGCGGGGTGGAGTACGTGGAAGTGCGGCTCATGGACCTCGATCCCTTCGAGGACGTGGGCATTGCCGCTGCGACCATGCGCATGCTCGACGTGTTCCTGCTGCACTGCCTGCAGTCGGACAGTCCCCCCGATACGCCGGCCGAGATCGCCGAGCTCAAGCACAACCAGCACCTGACGGCAGAGCGCGGCCGCGAGCCTGGCCTGCAACTGTTGCGCGCCGGCCGTGAAGTGGCGCTGCGCGACTGGGCCCATGAGGTTCTTGACCAGTGCCGGCCCTATGCGCAGGCGCTGGATGCCGTTCACGGCACGCAGGATTACAGCACGGCGCTGGCCCAGGCCTTCGAGCGCCTGGCGCAGCCCGAGCGCACGCCTTCAGCCCATGTGCTGCAAGAGCTCACGGGTCGCTTTGGCGACAGCTTCTCGCGTTTCACGCTGGCGCAGTCCGAGCGCGCCCGCGATTCGCTGCTTGCCCTGCCCTGGAGCGAGGCACAGCAGCAGCGCTTCGAGCAGTGGGCGCTGCAATCCGTGCAGGAGCAGCGCGATATCGAGGCCGCCGACACGCTGTCCTTCGAGGAGTGGCGCCAGCGCTACATGTCGCCCGAAAACCTGCGTTGA